In Haliotis asinina isolate JCU_RB_2024 chromosome 15, JCU_Hal_asi_v2, whole genome shotgun sequence, one DNA window encodes the following:
- the LOC137265041 gene encoding methyltransferase-like protein 27 — MERQKEMGSGNTSEPEYAPARTVNAGAHRVGISSDEVIEYYSEWSQDGKYEQDLCPERYKGPSIAAGVVAEYFHHDVSHVNVLDVAAGTGFLGEKLQARGFKHLDALDPAEGMLEQARKKNIYTNFFCEFLDGNRLPIDDDTYDCCVTSGGMGEGHIPCDGLHELVRITKPGGLVCIVMCEDYLFEVVEYKDRLEKLMQQLEDDGKWKQISRDVVRQYCFDNNGVIFNFKICLHNRKC; from the exons ATGGAAAGACAAAAGGAAATGGGAAGTGGAAATACCAGCGAACCCGAGTACGCACCTGCTCGTACAGTAAATGCTGGTGCTCACCGTGTCGGCATCAGCAGTGATGAAGTTATTGAGTACTACTCTGAATGGTCTCAAGACGGGAAATATGAACAG GATTTATGTCCCGAGCGGTACAAGGGACCAAGCATTGCTGCAGGTGTCGTGGCTGAATATTTCCATCATGACGTCTCTCATGTGAATGTCCTCGACGTTGCAGCGGGAACGGGCTTTTTAGGCGAGAAG CTTCAGGCTCGGGGTTTCAAGCACCTGGATGCTCTAGACCCAGCTGAAGGGATGTTGGAACAAGCCAGAAAGAAGAACATCTACACCAACTTCTTCTGTGAGTTCCTGGACGGCAACCGTCTGCCAATTGACGATG ACACATACGATTGCTGTGTTACATCCGGGGGTATGGGAGAAGGACACATTCCATGTGATGGGTTACACGAACTCGTCAGAATAACCAAACCAG GGGGTCTGGTCTGTATAGTGATGTGTGAAGACTACCTGTTCGAGGTGGTGGAGTACAAAGACAGGCTAGAGAAGCTGATGCAGCAACTGGAGGATGATGGCAAATGGAAGCAAATCTCACGTGATGTCGTGCGTCAATACTGTTTTGACAACAACGGAGTCATCTTTAATTTTAAGATATGTTTACACAACAGAAAATGTTGA
- the LOC137265183 gene encoding methyltransferase-like protein 27, protein MADGKVKGYTETSPPDDASVNTKCSEVHRVGITTQESIEYYSKWAENGIYDQDLCQERYQGPVIVANVLAEHFKDKITGAKILDVAAGTGSVGKELQDRGFKHLDALEPAAGMLEQARKKNIYTNFCSEILDSKRLSIEDDKYDCCVISGGMGEGQIPCHGLYELIRVTKSGGLICIVMREEYLTSVKEYHNRLEPLMKKLEEDGTLKQLSRVVVPRYSFDNNGVVYKLLVC, encoded by the exons ATGGCAGACGGGAAAGTAAAGGGGTATACTGAAACCAGTCCTCCGGACGATGCCTCTGTTAATACCAAATGTTCAGAGGTTCATCGTGTCGGTATTACCACTCAAGAATCCATTGAATACTACTCTAAATGGGCAGAGAATGGAATATATGACCAG GACTTGTGCCAGGAACGTTACCAGGGACCAGTCATTGTTGCAAATGTTCTAGCTGAGCATTTCAAGGACAAAATCACAGGGGCGAAAATATTAGATGTTGCTGCTGGAACAGGATCAGTAGGGAAAGAG CTTCAGGACCGAGGATTTAAGCACCTGGATGCTCTAGAACCTGCTGCAGGAATGTTGGAACAAGCGAGGAAGAAGAACATCTACACCAACTTCTGCAGTGAAATCCTGGACAGTAAACGTCTTTCCATAGAGGATG ACAAATATGACTGCTGTGTTATATCGGGAGGTATGGGTGAAGGGCAGATTCCATGCCACGGGTTGTACGAGCTGATTAGAGTGACTAAATCAG GTGGTCTTATCTGTATCGTGATGAGGGAGGAATATCTAACCAGTGTCAAGGAATACCACAATAGACTAGAACCACTGATGAAGAAACTGGAGGAAGATGGGACACTGAAGCAACTCTCTCGTGTTGTTGTACCTCGGTATTCTTTTGACAATAACGGAGTTGTCTATAAACTCCTAGTCTGTTAA